The following coding sequences are from one Rattus rattus isolate New Zealand chromosome 11, Rrattus_CSIRO_v1, whole genome shotgun sequence window:
- the LOC116912550 gene encoding F-box only protein 48-like produces MKKTSKNSNAKVPGMELNSDDAERGRKENQSNFVDLLPLEVTFNIFSQLDIPSLCSASRTCTSWNRAIRNNDSLWKPHCLSIRAVCQREVDDDIENGYTWRVILLRNYQKSKVKNEWLSGRYSNIRSPVSLPEKAMCPMDADTWGEILDAELGREVEKLQ; encoded by the exons ATGAAGAAAACTTCCAAGAACAGTAATGCCAAGGTTCCCGGTATGGAATTGAATTCCGACGATGCtgaaagggggagaaaagagaatcaAAGTAACTTTGTTGACCTGCTGCCCCTGGAAGTCACTTTTAACATTTTCAGCCAGCTAGACATTCCGAGTCTATGTAGCGCTTCCAGGACGTGCACAAGTTGGAACCGTGCAATAAGAAACAATGACTCCTTATGGAAACCTCACTGCTTGAGCATAAGAGCTGTGTGCCAAAGAGAAGTAGATGATGATATAGAAAATGGTTATACCTGGAGG GTAATACTCCTGAGAAATTACCAGAAGAGCAAAGTGAAAAACGAGTGGCTAAGCGGCCGATACAGCAACATCCGTTCTCCCGTTAGCCTGCCAGAGAAGGCCATGTGCCCGATGGACGCAGATACGTGGGGGGAAATTCTAGATGCAGAGCTGGGAAGAGAAGTTGAAAAGTTGCAATAG